Proteins from one Triticum aestivum cultivar Chinese Spring chromosome 7A, IWGSC CS RefSeq v2.1, whole genome shotgun sequence genomic window:
- the LOC123150611 gene encoding aspartic proteinase nepenthesin-1: MARPAATRSTIGSTLAVTLLAWLLVLQLLLLAPAPAAARRATTVSQAPNSLSTKPPRSSTNALVKKARRRNQNTDQLGSAAADDAGYIVLYNVSIGATQNDVSGVVDLLNDFVWTTQCVAAPVRVPCASQTCRSILANDTTGTDACGGNPNGDDRCRYVYVYGPGINTTGFVANESVAVAVGGIAGSAVLGCSTANSTVPLEGEPGSFGFNRGSLSFVSQLSVNKFSYYLAPDEAGSSDSESVVLLGDAAVPQTRRGGRSTPLLRGTAFPDVYYVKLISIEIDGQALGGIPAGAFDLAADGSSGGVVISTLTPVTRLQEDAYKAVRQALVSKITAREVSGSAFAGGLFDLCYNAQSVAALSFPKITLVFDGGDTPAIELTTVHYFFKDDVTGLQCLTMLPMPVGTPFGSVLGTMVQAGTNMIYDVGGKTLTLEEGAAALPASQVVSLMVIASLLLAWVLLF, encoded by the coding sequence ATGGCGCGCCCCGCTGCAACAAGAAGCACTATTGGTAGTACGTTAGCCGTCACGCTGCTAGCTTGGCTACTTGTCCTCCAGCTTCTCCTTCTGGCGCCGGCGCCTGCAGCCGCCAGGAGGGCGACGACCGTCAGCCAGGCGCCCAACTCTCTGTCCACAAAGCCGCCCAGGTCGAGCACCAACGCCCTGGTCAAAAAGGCGCGCCGTCGCAACCAAAACACGGACCAGCTGGGCAGCGCGGCGGCGGACGACGCCGGCTACATCGTCCTCTACAACGTCTCCATCGGGGCCACGCAGAACgacgtctccggcgtcgtcgaccTCCTCAACGATTTCGTCTGGACAACGCAGTGCGTGGCGGCGCCGGTCAGGGTCCCCTGCGCCAGCCAGACGTGCCGGAGCATCCTGGCCAACGACACCACCGGCACGGACGCCTGTGGCGGCAATCCCAACGGCGACGATCGCTGCAGGTACGTTTACGTGTACGGGCCGGGGATCAACACCACGGGCTTCGTCGCCAACGAGTCGGTCGCCGTGGCGGTGGGGGGCATCGCCGGCAGCGCGGTGTTGGGGTGCAGCACCGCCAACAGCACCGTGCCCCTCGAAGGCGAGCCGGGCAGCTTCGGCTTCAACAGGGGGTCACTCTCCTTCGTGTCGCAGCTCAGCGTCAACAAGTTCTCCTACTACCTGGCCCCCGACGAAGCCGGCAGCTCCGACTCCGAGAGCGTTGTGTTACTCGGCGACGCCGCCGTGCCACAGACCAGGCGCGGCGGCCGCTCGACGCCGCTGCTCAGGGGCACCGCGTTCCCGGACGTCTACTACGTCAAGCTCATCTCCATAGAGATTGACGGTCAGGCCCTGGGCGGCATCCCCGCTGGGGCGTTCGACCTTGCCGCCGACGGCAGCTCCGGTGGCGTGGTCATCAGCACGCTCACCCCCGTCACCCGCCTCCAAGAGGACGCCTACAAAGCCGTGAGGCAGGCGCTGGTGAGCAAGATCACGGCGCGAGAGGTGAGCGGCTCAGCTTTCGCCGGTGGCCTGTTCGATCTATGCTACAACGCGCAGTCCGTGGCGGCGCTGAGCTTCCCTAAGATTACGCTGGTGTTCGACGGTGGGGATACGCCGGCCATTGAGCTCACGACGGTGCACTACTTCTTCAAGGACGACGTCACCGGGTTGCAGTGCCTCACCATGCTGCCGATGCCCGTGGGCACGCCCTTCGGCTCTGTCCTGGGAACCATGGTGCAGGCGGGCACCAACATGATCTACGACGTCGGCGGCAAGACGCTGACGCTCGAGGAGGGCGCAGCGGCTCTGCCCGCCTCACAGGTGGTGTCGCTCATGGTGATAGCCTCTCTGCTCCTTGCTTGGGTGCTACTCTTCTAG
- the LOC123150256 gene encoding aspartic proteinase nepenthesin-1 — protein MAARTFLLLLLLLLAPPDSSTASVAGLIPKLKFFEKSISAIEEVAGYYLEEKKEEGVKDVSGEQSSADDRQLGSSAADSYGALIFDLPIGSSPPQVLPFVMDITTDLVWAQCGKPGPTYAPTFRPNRSDSFAPIGCADPACTRLMPKYKCAGPGDRCGGTSAFLATDTFTFGATPAKGMVFGCIGKVPERNLNSSFGSAGFSRGPLSLVSQLQISRFSYFIDDGGGDKSFFSFSVGDDAAPAKDKGSRSTPLLKGKHPDLYYVKLTGVQVDGELLKDIPEETFSGSGGVILSTTLPVTYLEHAAYKVLRQKLLTKILQQKVVGVPKSPDDDRLCFPTKEFAAVKVPRVAMVFDGADATMELNVKNYFFDIAGIAVDGSRDFRNYLHQLFFRCNSRLRFEGLSWMVLGIIVDGSTEFKDYLHQLFFRYNSKMASEVDISVYLSIIKEIRYLMSLRENSITHVSRSQNKVSDSLAKFARSEGRTMTWLGSGPPEALELAAIDCKDFGG, from the exons ATGGCGGCTCGTACTTTTCTTCtactcctcctcctgctgctggcGCCGCCGGACTCGTCCACTGCGTCGGTGGCCGGGCTGATTCCCAAGCTCAAATTCTTTGAAAAATCTATCTCGGCCATCGAGGAAGTCGCCGGCTATTACCTGGAGGAAAAGAAGGAGGAGGGCGTCAAGGACGTCTCCGGCGAGCAGAGCAGCGCCGACGACCGCCAGCTGGGCAGCTCGGCGGCGGACAGCTACGGCGCCTTGATCTTCGACCTCCCCATCGGGTCATCGCCGCCACAGGTCCTCCCCTTTGTCATGGACATCACCACCGACCTCGTCTGGGCGCAGTGCGGCAAGCCCGGGCCCACATATGCGCCCACCTTCCGGCCGAACCGCTCCGACTCCTTCGCCCCGATCGGCTGCGCCGACCCGGCATGCACCCGCCTGATGCCCAAGTACAAATGCGCCGGCCCCGGCGACCGCTGCGGTGGCACGTCGGCCTTCCTCGCCACCGACACGTTCACCTTCGGGGCCACGCCCGCCAAAGGCATGGTGTTCGGCTGCATCGGCAAGGTCCCGGAGCGGAACCTCAACAGCTCATTCGGCTCCGCGGGCTTCAGCAGGGGGCCGCTCTCGCTTGTGTCGCAGCTCCAGATCTCCAGATTCTCCTACTTCATCGACGACGGTGGCGGCGACAAGAGCTTTTTCAGCTTCAGCGTCGGAGACGACGCGGCGCCGGCCAAGGATAAGGGCAGCCGGAGCACGCCGTTGCTCAAGGGCAAGCACCCTGACCTGTACTACGTCAAGTTAACAGGCGTGCAGGTCGACGGCGAGCTCCTCAAGGACATCCCGGAGGAGACCTTCTCCGGCTCCGGCGGGGTGATCCTCAGCACCACCCTTCCCGTCACCTACCTCGAACACGCCGCGTACAAGGTTCTGAGGCAGAAGTTGTTGACCAAGATCCTGCAGCAGAAGGTGGTCGGGGTACCCAAGAGCCCCGATGACGACCGCCTGTGCTTCCCCACCAAGGAATTTGCCGCTGTCAAGGTTCCTAGGGTCGCCATGGTGTTTGACGGTGCCGACGCGACGATGGAGCTCAATGTGAAGAACTACTTCTTCGACATCGCCG GGATCGCCGTGGATGGTTCGAGGGACTTCAGGAACTATCTCCACCAACttttcttccgctgcaactcgag GCTTCGGTTCGAGGGATTGTCGTGGATGGTTCTAGGGATCATCGTGGACGGTTCGACGGAATTCAAGGACTATCTACACCAACTTTTCTTCCGCTACAATTCAAAAATG GCTTCAGAGGTTGACATATCGGTATATTTGTCCATCATCAAGGAGATTAGATATCTTATGTCTCTACGTGAAAATTCTATTACTCATGTAAGTCGTAGCCAAAATAAAGTTAGTGATAGCTTAGCTAAATTTGCTCGTAGTGAGGGTAGAACCATGACTTGGTTAGGTTCTGGTCCTCCTGAGGCTTTGGAACTAGCTGCGATTGATTGTAAGGACTTTGGTGGATGA